In Acidobacteriota bacterium, one DNA window encodes the following:
- a CDS encoding PKD domain-containing protein — translation MTELQLRNRLPFILVLAMASCGLGMRLLAPDFRGPAASPRPRALAAPEAPRSGPAVPLLQELPPAASRAAQALADVTVFSDDFEGAFPGGWQLFYTGGSNGATVWGRSTYRKAGGSASAWCAGGGTSPRPAGGSYAPNMGAWLYYGPFDLSDASDATIEFDLWNDCEPSAASPPPDLITLYASTDDFATNERQQGVYFGNTNGQWAHVTKKISSFDLIGAVGSRTVYLAFIFNSDAATHLREGAYLDNVVLRKTTGGAACSLGCTATVPATGTSGLPVAFAASATPTNCAGAPAFAWTFGDGATSSGQSPSHTYASAGAYPWTLTASVAGVTCTKSGTISIAGPPQASNSAATVYWLPVASHAPGAQGSQWRTDLGLLNLGTAAANVVTVLHVPGNPVQGTASVAAGSQGIFPDVVGQLGWTGSCPLEIRSDQPLFVTSRTYNQAPGGTFGQDTVGIEEGAGAFAGQVMYLPQLTESASYRTNISLTNTGEIPASALVELLNGSGTKLADYQVALAPGEWKQENRPFQARAGQSDLGRGFARVSVLSGSGILASASVIDNVTNDPTNVPMKAAPPSGNLIQWLPVISHAAGAQGSQWRTDVGLLNLGDSLATVTMRLHTGSGILFADEIVGARAQAIVADVANRFSFTGSAALEISADQPVVVSSRTYNLGTAGTVGQDTVASMPSGGAATGEVFVLPQLIENDSYRTNIALTNAGTIPASATVELFASGSKLAEYAVNLGPGEWKQDNRPFQARGGQSAMAAGYAKVTVTSGEGVIALASVIDNATNDPTGVPMKIVGAGTITGTVVSLSGAPVTGATVAAGGRTAVTDGVGGFTLTGVKAGQRVAVTGVKNGCVGATELTTVSRGAVSTMSLTMAVPEATGSVSGAAGGAVSAPDGGRVTIPANGLVRPDGSAFTGSATVSVLTLDPTIGAELSALPGDTTGVTAAGARVPVQTFGAVDVGMTDGSQTLRLAPGKTAGLRIPIPAGLRATAPTTIPLWWFDPADARWHEQGTGTRVGDTYEASVTHLSTISWAVPGGRCEVTGRLVDRDGNPLGSVVLWLTGSGRGFQSEIISSGNDGRFALMAFSSTTHGLVVSIGGDARVMSTFTACESGGTMSLGDIPLNVKVRYQIAGLLYSDEPGKPFASGVRVTVRDFASTFEGGAYAFSEVPAGIYEVWPDKPGCTFAPASRTVTVPPDVSNAFFVAHCATVPGPFSLLAPANGTVLMLEPTDEDYAFVPLRWQVSQGATLYLVEVDRGGEHYSVFESGTQFVFSVNESGEYRWRVTARNELGETPSSSGTWSFITLLRPPAQTPTPTPTPNPTLTPTWTPTPGSTLTPTQTPTRTPTTTRTTTATATPTATRTGTPSPTPTRTPTGSPGGFSGAWHYQHDCYPTSPPPHLMDLTVTLTEANGTFSGTFLSPSGYTGLIAGTYNAGSGQVQGTVTLTVTSSGALRWIVTFSATLTAWDTGWMVTPCIAGDCQNVCGGTIEWPMYVRLTKL, via the coding sequence ATGACCGAGTTGCAGCTTCGCAACCGGCTGCCTTTCATTCTCGTCCTTGCCATGGCCAGCTGCGGGCTCGGCATGCGCCTTCTGGCCCCGGATTTCCGCGGCCCCGCCGCGAGCCCGAGACCGAGGGCCCTTGCCGCGCCTGAAGCTCCGCGCTCCGGTCCGGCGGTCCCGCTCCTGCAGGAACTGCCACCGGCCGCGTCGAGGGCCGCCCAGGCACTCGCCGACGTCACCGTCTTCTCGGACGACTTCGAGGGTGCGTTCCCCGGGGGATGGCAGCTCTTCTACACCGGAGGCTCGAACGGAGCGACCGTGTGGGGCCGCTCGACTTACCGTAAGGCGGGCGGCAGCGCCTCGGCGTGGTGCGCGGGCGGCGGGACGTCGCCGCGGCCGGCGGGAGGGAGCTATGCCCCGAACATGGGCGCCTGGCTCTACTACGGGCCGTTCGACCTCTCCGACGCATCGGACGCGACGATCGAGTTCGACCTGTGGAACGACTGCGAGCCCTCGGCGGCGTCACCCCCTCCCGACCTGATCACCCTGTACGCGTCGACCGACGACTTCGCGACCAACGAGCGCCAGCAGGGCGTCTACTTCGGCAACACGAACGGCCAGTGGGCGCACGTCACGAAGAAGATCAGCAGCTTCGACCTCATCGGCGCAGTCGGATCGCGCACCGTGTACCTCGCGTTCATCTTCAACTCGGACGCCGCCACGCATCTGCGGGAGGGCGCGTACCTCGACAACGTCGTCCTCCGCAAGACGACGGGCGGGGCCGCGTGTTCGCTCGGCTGCACGGCCACCGTTCCGGCCACCGGGACCTCGGGCCTTCCGGTTGCGTTCGCGGCGTCGGCGACTCCCACGAACTGTGCCGGTGCGCCGGCATTCGCGTGGACGTTCGGCGACGGCGCGACCTCCTCCGGCCAGAGCCCGTCGCACACGTACGCGAGCGCGGGCGCCTACCCGTGGACGCTGACGGCCAGCGTCGCGGGTGTCACCTGCACGAAGAGCGGCACGATCTCGATCGCCGGCCCGCCGCAGGCTTCGAATTCCGCCGCCACGGTCTACTGGCTGCCGGTCGCGAGTCACGCACCCGGGGCGCAGGGTAGCCAATGGCGGACCGACCTCGGCCTGCTCAACCTCGGAACCGCGGCGGCGAACGTCGTGACCGTGCTGCACGTGCCCGGGAATCCGGTCCAGGGAACGGCCTCGGTGGCGGCGGGCTCCCAGGGAATCTTCCCGGACGTTGTGGGCCAGCTCGGCTGGACGGGCTCGTGCCCGCTGGAAATCCGCTCCGACCAGCCGCTCTTCGTCACGTCCCGGACCTACAACCAGGCCCCGGGTGGCACGTTCGGTCAGGACACCGTGGGCATCGAGGAGGGGGCCGGAGCGTTCGCCGGGCAGGTGATGTACCTGCCGCAGCTCACGGAGAGCGCGTCCTATCGGACGAACATCTCTCTCACGAACACAGGCGAGATCCCGGCGTCGGCGCTCGTGGAGCTGCTCAACGGCTCGGGGACCAAGCTGGCCGATTACCAGGTCGCCCTGGCGCCCGGGGAGTGGAAGCAGGAGAACCGCCCGTTCCAGGCGCGGGCGGGGCAGAGCGACCTCGGGCGCGGCTTCGCGCGGGTGAGCGTGCTCTCGGGCTCCGGGATTCTTGCGTCCGCCTCGGTGATCGACAACGTCACGAACGACCCGACGAACGTGCCAATGAAAGCCGCGCCGCCGTCCGGGAACCTCATCCAGTGGCTGCCCGTGATCTCGCACGCGGCCGGGGCCCAGGGCAGTCAGTGGCGAACCGACGTCGGCCTTCTCAACCTCGGCGATTCTTTGGCCACCGTGACCATGCGCCTGCACACGGGCAGCGGAATCCTGTTTGCGGACGAGATCGTCGGCGCTCGCGCCCAGGCAATCGTGGCGGACGTGGCGAACCGCTTTTCGTTCACCGGCTCGGCGGCGCTCGAGATCTCGGCGGACCAGCCGGTCGTCGTCTCCTCCCGTACGTACAACCTCGGCACGGCGGGGACGGTGGGCCAGGACACCGTCGCCTCCATGCCCTCGGGGGGAGCGGCCACCGGTGAGGTGTTCGTGCTGCCGCAACTGATCGAGAACGATTCCTACCGCACGAACATCGCGCTCACGAACGCCGGGACGATCCCGGCGTCCGCGACGGTCGAGCTGTTCGCGAGCGGCAGCAAGCTCGCCGAGTACGCGGTGAACCTGGGGCCCGGGGAGTGGAAGCAGGACAACCGTCCGTTTCAGGCGAGAGGCGGGCAATCCGCCATGGCGGCTGGCTACGCAAAGGTCACCGTCACGTCCGGAGAGGGAGTGATCGCCCTCGCCTCCGTCATCGACAACGCGACGAACGATCCGACGGGCGTGCCCATGAAGATCGTGGGAGCGGGCACGATCACGGGGACGGTCGTGAGCCTCTCCGGAGCGCCCGTGACCGGCGCGACGGTCGCCGCGGGCGGAAGGACCGCCGTGACGGATGGAGTCGGCGGATTCACGCTCACGGGGGTGAAGGCCGGTCAGCGCGTCGCGGTCACGGGCGTGAAGAACGGCTGCGTGGGCGCGACCGAGCTCACGACGGTGAGCCGGGGCGCGGTCTCCACGATGTCGCTGACCATGGCCGTGCCCGAGGCGACGGGGTCGGTATCGGGCGCGGCCGGGGGCGCGGTCAGCGCGCCGGACGGCGGCCGCGTGACGATTCCGGCGAACGGGCTGGTGCGCCCGGACGGCTCTGCGTTTACCGGCAGCGCGACGGTCAGCGTCCTCACGCTCGATCCGACGATCGGGGCGGAACTGTCGGCGCTGCCCGGCGACACGACCGGGGTGACGGCGGCCGGCGCGCGGGTGCCGGTACAGACGTTCGGGGCGGTCGACGTCGGCATGACCGACGGCAGCCAGACGCTCCGGCTGGCGCCCGGGAAGACGGCGGGCCTGCGCATTCCGATCCCGGCGGGGCTGCGCGCGACCGCGCCCACTACGATTCCGCTCTGGTGGTTCGACCCTGCCGATGCCCGGTGGCACGAGCAGGGAACCGGAACCCGTGTGGGCGACACGTACGAGGCGTCCGTGACGCACCTGAGCACGATCAGCTGGGCCGTGCCGGGTGGCCGTTGCGAAGTCACTGGACGGCTGGTGGACCGGGACGGCAACCCACTCGGATCCGTGGTGCTCTGGCTGACGGGGTCGGGCCGCGGTTTTCAAAGCGAAATAATCAGTTCCGGGAATGACGGTCGCTTCGCGTTGATGGCGTTTTCGAGCACCACGCACGGACTCGTCGTCTCGATCGGCGGGGACGCCCGCGTGATGTCGACGTTCACGGCGTGTGAGAGCGGCGGGACCATGAGTCTCGGCGACATTCCCCTGAACGTGAAGGTGCGTTACCAGATTGCCGGGTTGCTCTACTCCGACGAGCCTGGGAAGCCGTTCGCGTCGGGCGTCAGAGTTACCGTGCGCGACTTCGCCTCGACATTCGAGGGGGGGGCCTACGCTTTCAGCGAGGTTCCCGCCGGCATCTATGAGGTGTGGCCGGACAAGCCTGGGTGCACGTTCGCCCCCGCGTCGAGAACCGTGACGGTCCCACCCGACGTATCAAACGCCTTCTTCGTTGCGCATTGCGCGACGGTGCCCGGCCCGTTCTCGCTTCTGGCGCCCGCGAACGGTACCGTGCTGATGCTCGAACCGACCGACGAGGATTACGCTTTTGTGCCGCTCCGTTGGCAGGTCTCGCAGGGTGCGACCCTTTACCTGGTCGAAGTCGACAGAGGGGGGGAGCACTATTCCGTCTTTGAAAGTGGAACGCAATTTGTCTTCTCGGTGAACGAGAGTGGCGAATACAGATGGCGGGTCACCGCCAGAAACGAACTAGGCGAAACGCCGTCGTCGAGCGGCACCTGGTCGTTCATCACGCTGCTGCGACCTCCCGCGCAGACCCCAACACCGACACCGACACCGAATCCGACACTGACGCCGACTTGGACTCCGACGCCCGGCAGCACGCTGACACCGACCCAGACGCCCACTCGGACGCCGACGACGACCAGAACCACGACGGCGACGGCTACGCCCACCGCGACCCGGACGGGCACCCCGAGTCCGACTCCAACGCGAACCCCCACCGGATCACCGGGCGGGTTCTCGGGCGCGTGGCACTACCAGCACGACTGCTACCCGACGTCTCCGCCGCCGCACCTGATGGACCTCACGGTCACCCTGACGGAAGCGAACGGCACCTTCTCGGGGACCTTCCTCTCCCCCAGCGGCTACACCGGCCTGATCGCGGGGACTTACAACGCCGGCAGCGGACAAGTCCAGGGAACCGTCACGCTGACTGTTACCTCATCGGGGGCTCTCCGTTGGATAGTCACGTTCAGCGCGACGCTGACCGCTTGGGACACGGGGTGGATGGTCACCCCATGTATCGCCGGAGACTGCCAGAACGTTTGCGGCGGGACGATCGAATGGCCCATGTACGTGCGTCTCACGAAACTCTGA
- the uvrB gene encoding excinuclease ABC subunit UvrB has protein sequence MTDFQVLSPLTPQGDQPRAIEQLVAGYREGREKQVLLGVTGSGKTFTMAKVVEALNRPTLVLSHNKTLAAQLYQEFRSFFPKNRVEYFVSYYDYYQPEAYVPQSDTYIEKETDINEEIDKLRIAATAALFERRDVLIVASVSCIYGLGSPESFGKMAIEIEKGARYGMTWYLKRLVEAQYERTNMDLSRGTFRVRGDVLDVVPSYEELGLRVEFFGDEIERITRFETVTGRNVGEIPRFELFPKSHYVTPEEVRKRALGSIEAELVVRLEELKEQNKLLEAQRLEQRTRFDLEMMREIGYCAGIENYSRHLSGRKPGEPPPTLLDYFPSDYLLIVDESHQTIPQVRAMYHGDQSRKETLVEYGFRLPSALDNRPLQFEEWLERTGQRLFVSATPAPYELEETGGEVVEQVLRPTGLLDPPIFVRPVKGQVDDLLSSVKERTAKNERTLVTTLTKRMAEDLTNYFLELGIRVRYLHSDVETLERVQIVGDFRRGVFDVLVGVNLLREGLDLPEVSLVAVLDADKEGFLRSETSLIQTAGRAARNVNGIAVFYADRITDSMRRAMSETERRRKIQGDWNTEHGIVPESIVKALDSPLLQMADLDYLEPSGVERRPKAKDLPSLDREISELEKEMKVAAKELEFEKAAQLRDRIRELRAMKLF, from the coding sequence GTGACGGATTTCCAGGTCCTCTCCCCGCTGACGCCGCAGGGCGACCAGCCGCGCGCGATCGAGCAGCTCGTCGCGGGCTACCGCGAGGGGCGGGAGAAGCAGGTCCTCCTCGGCGTCACGGGCTCGGGCAAGACGTTCACGATGGCGAAGGTCGTCGAGGCACTGAACCGCCCGACGCTCGTGCTCTCGCACAACAAGACGCTCGCGGCGCAGCTCTACCAGGAGTTCCGGTCCTTCTTTCCGAAGAACCGCGTCGAGTACTTCGTCTCGTACTACGACTACTACCAGCCCGAGGCGTACGTCCCGCAGTCCGACACGTACATCGAGAAAGAGACGGACATCAACGAGGAGATCGACAAGCTCCGGATCGCGGCGACCGCCGCGCTCTTCGAGCGGCGCGACGTCCTCATCGTGGCGTCGGTCTCGTGCATCTACGGCCTCGGCAGCCCCGAGTCGTTCGGGAAGATGGCGATCGAGATCGAGAAGGGCGCCCGGTACGGGATGACGTGGTACTTGAAGCGCCTCGTCGAGGCCCAGTACGAGCGCACGAACATGGACCTCTCGCGCGGCACGTTCCGCGTGCGCGGGGACGTGCTGGACGTGGTCCCGTCGTACGAGGAGCTGGGCCTGAGGGTCGAGTTCTTCGGCGACGAGATCGAGCGGATCACGCGCTTCGAGACCGTGACGGGCCGGAACGTCGGGGAGATCCCGCGCTTCGAGCTCTTCCCGAAGTCGCACTACGTCACTCCCGAGGAGGTCCGCAAGCGCGCGCTCGGGTCCATCGAGGCCGAGCTCGTCGTGCGGCTCGAGGAGCTGAAGGAGCAGAACAAGCTCCTCGAGGCCCAGCGTCTCGAGCAGCGGACGCGCTTCGACCTCGAGATGATGCGCGAGATCGGCTACTGCGCCGGGATCGAGAACTACTCGCGCCACCTGTCGGGCCGTAAGCCGGGCGAGCCGCCGCCGACGCTCCTCGACTACTTCCCGTCCGACTACCTGCTGATCGTCGACGAGAGCCACCAGACGATCCCGCAGGTGCGCGCCATGTACCACGGCGACCAGTCGCGCAAGGAGACGCTCGTCGAGTACGGCTTCCGCCTGCCGTCCGCGCTCGACAACCGGCCGCTCCAGTTCGAGGAGTGGCTGGAGCGGACCGGCCAGCGGCTATTCGTCTCGGCGACGCCCGCGCCTTACGAGCTCGAGGAGACCGGCGGCGAGGTCGTCGAGCAGGTTCTCCGCCCCACGGGCCTCCTCGACCCGCCGATCTTCGTGCGGCCGGTGAAAGGGCAGGTCGATGATCTGCTCTCGAGCGTCAAGGAGCGGACCGCGAAGAACGAGCGCACGCTCGTCACCACGCTCACGAAGCGCATGGCCGAGGACCTGACGAACTACTTCCTCGAGCTCGGAATTCGCGTGCGGTACCTCCACAGCGACGTCGAGACGCTCGAGCGCGTCCAGATCGTGGGCGATTTCCGCCGCGGCGTGTTCGACGTCCTCGTGGGCGTCAACCTCCTGCGCGAGGGGCTCGACCTGCCGGAGGTCTCGCTCGTGGCCGTCCTCGACGCCGACAAGGAAGGCTTCCTGCGGTCCGAGACGTCGCTCATCCAGACGGCCGGCCGCGCCGCGCGCAACGTCAACGGGATCGCCGTGTTCTACGCGGACAGGATCACGGATTCCATGAGGCGCGCGATGAGCGAGACCGAGCGCCGGCGGAAGATCCAGGGTGACTGGAACACCGAGCACGGGATCGTGCCCGAGTCGATCGTGAAGGCGCTCGACTCGCCGCTCCTCCAGATGGCGGACCTCGACTACCTCGAGCCCAGCGGCGTCGAGCGCCGCCCGAAGGCGAAGGACCTGCCCTCCCTCGACCGCGAGATCTCCGAACTCGAGAAGGAGATGAAGGTCGCGGCCAAGGAGCTCGAGTTCGAGAAGGCCGCGCAGCTCCGCGACCGGATCCGCGAGCTTAGGGCGATGAAGCTGTTCTGA
- a CDS encoding carboxypeptidase regulatory-like domain-containing protein → MKANLVVCLLLMALPVRAGEITGRVTLNDKPVAGVTVSALPVEQPAEAARREARREPRPAAIAKALTNAKGEFRLVFEAVAGETGKLVSLACAGGGVASAWLPGRFDTADVDDAGEFAARKGVPLGGRVVDVEGRPLADVEVEHPGGPGSVRTGADGRFAFEGVAEASSDVFAEKPGFVRARASNVRGGAKDVAIVMRPGLPLAGVVLAADGTTPVAGAIVRVDGREAWAAAETDAEGRFTVAAFAAGRVTVLADGGERGMREVTGVALPRPEGEPLKVILAPAPTARGRVIDALTRKPVAGAVLDVSAGRLRFWTRSGPDGTFTVRPAPASDFRIAASAPRYVTSMRTVARGEASRPIEILVRPAASVAGKVVDDQRRPLAGVKVRAYDASPRPVMGASSSVLTGDDGSFTLRRLASAETLRVLASHPDFETLSVGDLGLKPGEARAGLSLSLRRGAVITGVVSAGEAPLAGASVSLSPGRAAYGVPPRSLSAPQWSWPRTATGPDGRFRLGGLAPGDYTVSVSRVGYASETREAAVAEGKGPDPLSIVLGSEAVIAGSVRGKKGSGVPGQSVNATAVDAAVRSNGFARTLPDGSFRIDGLKAGVPYNLFMYSSSSNAPKKTVTAPADGVEILATGTGRIEGRVVDPEGRPVPEYQVRAQGDQSSGGPNWWANSVRQDVSAETGEFAIENASAGALEVRVVAKGYQAARVGGLVVEEGETRSGVEVRLARGAVVRGRVVEARSGRPVPEAEVSADSAPARVTSDSDGAFELEGVMPGKVRVTATSPEFTAASETIEVGDAGGTVELKLSPGGTISAVVVSAGGEPVAGAEVTLVQAGQNSYGGSKSVAGPDGRVRFSHLVPGRFTLTAGSTGRRSKPVDVTLEADQARDDVRVVVGGGATVLVNVTGLSPEDRRQLSVMVTGAGSWAPAKELPDGRFEARDVAPGRGQAYARVASTGDPGGRSISRPLTVPEEGTVDVEIPFESGFTLTVRVVRDGKDVEGANVYARPALAEAATPGMGTTDPSGICRLTGLKAGSYSVNVFSFATSGTAPEQKIELTGDRSLEFALPSGRVAGRVVASGTRQPLGDARVSIKSMNADGTFGMTHDATTDDTGRFQLEGLEAGPLKLTAQRRGYVLETRSVTADGPEDLVIELARGDGLDVTGRDGLLGTPLGSLSVRVSDGVGAEVVSTYVRLDSAGRGEIPSLKPGSYSIVAIASGFAPSVHDGVPVPGPALAVALTPGGTLDIDVSADRLKTAPLKCVVNGPRGTPLAFHTWGNRGELSISMASIHLPNFPPVSGTLSCPGSAPIPFAVTEGGTTRIAVK, encoded by the coding sequence ATGAAAGCCAATTTGGTGGTGTGTCTCCTTCTCATGGCCCTGCCGGTCCGTGCGGGCGAGATCACGGGCCGCGTGACGCTGAACGACAAGCCTGTCGCGGGCGTCACGGTTTCGGCGCTTCCGGTCGAGCAGCCCGCGGAGGCGGCGCGGCGCGAGGCCCGCCGCGAGCCGCGACCCGCCGCGATCGCAAAGGCTCTCACGAACGCGAAGGGAGAGTTCCGCCTCGTCTTCGAGGCCGTGGCGGGGGAGACTGGGAAGCTCGTGAGCCTCGCGTGCGCGGGCGGCGGCGTCGCGTCGGCGTGGCTCCCGGGCCGATTCGACACCGCGGACGTCGACGACGCCGGGGAATTCGCAGCCCGCAAGGGTGTGCCTCTCGGGGGCCGCGTCGTGGATGTCGAGGGCCGGCCGCTGGCGGACGTCGAGGTCGAGCATCCCGGTGGGCCCGGTTCCGTCCGGACCGGCGCGGACGGACGCTTCGCCTTCGAGGGAGTCGCCGAGGCTTCGAGCGACGTCTTTGCGGAGAAGCCGGGCTTCGTCAGGGCCAGAGCCTCGAACGTCCGCGGCGGAGCGAAGGACGTGGCGATTGTCATGCGCCCGGGTCTGCCACTGGCCGGAGTGGTTCTCGCGGCCGACGGCACGACTCCGGTGGCCGGGGCGATCGTCCGCGTGGACGGGCGCGAAGCCTGGGCCGCCGCCGAGACGGACGCGGAGGGACGCTTCACGGTCGCCGCGTTCGCCGCGGGGCGCGTGACCGTCCTCGCCGACGGAGGCGAGCGCGGCATGAGGGAGGTCACGGGTGTGGCGCTGCCGCGTCCCGAAGGCGAACCTCTGAAGGTCATCCTCGCGCCGGCGCCGACGGCCCGGGGACGCGTGATCGACGCCCTGACGCGAAAGCCGGTGGCGGGCGCCGTCCTCGACGTGTCCGCGGGAAGGCTCCGTTTCTGGACGCGCTCAGGCCCTGACGGGACGTTCACGGTGCGTCCCGCGCCCGCGTCGGACTTCCGGATCGCGGCGAGCGCGCCGCGCTACGTGACGTCGATGCGCACGGTCGCGCGCGGCGAAGCTTCGAGGCCGATCGAGATCCTCGTGCGCCCGGCCGCATCCGTCGCCGGGAAGGTCGTCGATGACCAGCGTCGACCTCTCGCGGGGGTGAAGGTCCGCGCGTACGACGCGAGCCCGCGGCCCGTGATGGGCGCATCCTCGTCGGTCCTGACGGGCGACGACGGCTCGTTCACGCTGCGGCGGCTCGCATCCGCCGAGACCCTGAGGGTCCTCGCGAGTCACCCCGACTTCGAGACGCTCTCGGTCGGCGACCTCGGCCTCAAGCCCGGCGAGGCGCGCGCGGGCCTCTCGCTGTCCCTTCGCCGCGGCGCCGTGATCACGGGCGTCGTGAGCGCGGGCGAGGCTCCGCTTGCCGGTGCGAGCGTGAGTCTCTCGCCGGGGCGCGCGGCGTACGGCGTGCCCCCGCGCTCCCTTTCCGCGCCGCAGTGGAGCTGGCCGCGAACGGCGACGGGCCCGGACGGCCGCTTCCGGCTCGGTGGGCTCGCCCCGGGCGACTACACCGTTTCGGTCTCGAGGGTCGGATACGCGAGTGAGACACGGGAGGCCGCGGTTGCGGAGGGCAAGGGCCCGGACCCGCTCTCGATCGTCCTCGGCTCCGAGGCCGTGATCGCGGGAAGCGTGCGCGGCAAGAAGGGCAGTGGCGTCCCCGGCCAGAGCGTGAACGCCACGGCGGTCGACGCGGCAGTGCGAAGCAACGGCTTCGCCCGGACGCTCCCTGACGGCAGCTTCCGCATCGACGGCCTCAAGGCCGGCGTCCCGTACAACCTCTTCATGTACTCCAGCAGCTCGAACGCGCCGAAGAAAACCGTCACGGCTCCCGCCGACGGCGTCGAGATCCTCGCGACCGGAACGGGCCGCATCGAGGGCCGCGTCGTGGATCCGGAGGGCCGCCCCGTTCCGGAGTACCAGGTCCGCGCCCAGGGCGACCAGTCGAGCGGAGGGCCGAACTGGTGGGCCAACTCCGTCCGGCAGGACGTCTCGGCCGAGACGGGCGAGTTCGCGATCGAAAACGCTTCCGCGGGCGCCCTCGAGGTGCGCGTCGTCGCGAAGGGCTATCAGGCCGCCCGCGTCGGCGGCCTCGTCGTCGAGGAAGGTGAAACGCGGTCGGGCGTCGAGGTTCGGCTCGCCCGGGGCGCGGTCGTCCGCGGCCGCGTCGTCGAAGCCCGGAGCGGGCGGCCCGTCCCGGAGGCCGAGGTGTCCGCCGATTCCGCGCCGGCTCGCGTGACGTCCGACTCCGACGGCGCGTTCGAGCTCGAGGGCGTGATGCCCGGGAAGGTGCGGGTGACGGCGACCTCGCCCGAGTTCACGGCCGCGAGCGAGACGATAGAGGTCGGGGACGCGGGAGGCACGGTCGAGCTCAAGCTCTCGCCCGGCGGGACGATCTCCGCCGTCGTCGTCTCGGCCGGCGGCGAGCCGGTTGCGGGCGCGGAAGTGACTCTCGTGCAGGCCGGCCAGAATTCTTACGGGGGATCGAAGTCTGTCGCGGGGCCGGACGGGCGCGTCCGGTTCTCGCACCTCGTGCCGGGCCGCTTCACGCTCACGGCGGGGAGCACCGGCCGGCGCTCGAAGCCCGTCGACGTCACTCTGGAGGCCGATCAGGCACGCGACGATGTCCGTGTCGTCGTGGGCGGGGGCGCGACGGTGCTGGTGAACGTCACGGGCCTCTCTCCGGAGGATCGCCGGCAGCTCAGCGTCATGGTTACCGGAGCGGGAAGCTGGGCCCCGGCCAAGGAGCTTCCGGACGGCCGGTTCGAGGCGCGTGACGTCGCCCCGGGCCGCGGGCAGGCGTACGCGCGTGTGGCTTCGACCGGCGATCCGGGCGGCCGCTCCATCAGCCGGCCGCTGACGGTTCCCGAGGAGGGCACGGTGGACGTCGAGATCCCGTTCGAGTCCGGGTTCACGCTGACCGTAAGGGTCGTGCGCGACGGGAAGGACGTCGAGGGAGCGAACGTCTACGCGCGACCCGCTCTGGCTGAGGCCGCGACGCCCGGAATGGGCACGACCGACCCTTCGGGGATCTGCCGCCTGACGGGACTGAAGGCCGGGTCGTACAGCGTGAACGTCTTCTCGTTCGCCACGTCGGGCACCGCTCCGGAGCAGAAGATCGAGCTAACGGGCGACCGTTCGCTCGAGTTCGCCCTGCCGTCCGGCCGCGTGGCGGGCCGCGTCGTCGCGTCCGGCACGCGCCAGCCCCTCGGCGACGCGCGCGTCTCGATCAAGAGCATGAACGCGGACGGGACGTTCGGGATGACGCACGACGCGACGACGGATGACACCGGCCGGTTCCAGCTGGAGGGTCTCGAGGCCGGCCCGCTCAAGCTGACGGCGCAGAGGAGGGGCTACGTCCTCGAGACGCGCAGCGTCACCGCGGACGGCCCCGAGGATCTCGTGATCGAGCTCGCCCGCGGCGACGGCCTCGACGTGACGGGCCGCGACGGGCTCCTCGGGACGCCGCTCGGATCGCTCTCCGTGAGGGTCTCCGACGGTGTCGGAGCCGAGGTCGTGAGCACGTACGTCCGCCTCGACAGCGCGGGCCGCGGCGAGATCCCCTCGCTGAAGCCGGGCTCGTACTCGATCGTCGCGATTGCCAGCGGGTTCGCGCCGTCCGTCCATGACGGCGTGCCCGTGCCCGGTCCGGCGCTTGCCGTCGCCCTCACACCGGGCGGGACACTCGACATCGACGTGTCGGCCGATAGGCTCAAGACCGCGCCGTTAAAGTGCGTCGTCAACGGACCGCGGGGCACTCCTCTTGCGTTCCATACGTGGGGCAACCGCGGCGAGTTGTCGATCTCCATGGCCTCGATCCACCTGCCGAACTTTCCGCCCGTTTCCGGCACTCTGTCCTGCCCGGGCTCGGCACCCATCCCGTTCGCGGTGACCGAGGGCGGCACGACGCGGATCGCGGTGAAATAG